The following proteins are co-located in the Streptomyces bottropensis ATCC 25435 genome:
- a CDS encoding ABC transporter substrate-binding protein, with the protein MESSRGQVTGDSAATRPFSRRWFLGAGSASLLTAGLGTGLTACGSGGGAGGGDGKTLTAFVYGDDAVKVQQASVDRFNKSAAAKKAGGTIKLQKVPGSDYSPKLRTAMGSPSSPDIFFNWGGGSIKPYEDAGKLVDLTDIIEGDPVLKDGFLPSVLSAGDLGGRHYGIPMRGMQPVILFYNKAVFAEHKLQPPTTWDQLLDNNAKLKKARITPFALGGSDLWPNLMWLEYLVDRLGGPQVFKRIQDGDADGWGNPTILKAAELVRELIDDGAFGSKFTSVSYVNGGAPAVFARGKAAMHLMGSWEYSTQLGKFPDFAKSDLGWAPFPTVEGGTGDVRNVVGNPTNYWSVNARTKNKDLAVGFLKDCASEAYAKALIDNGDVPTTSNAAALLASAPNPEYAKFQYDMVQKAPAFTLSWDQALGDGLGTKMHTEIGKLFAGKSSPSEFVTACKGLK; encoded by the coding sequence ATGGAGTCGAGTAGAGGCCAGGTCACCGGCGACAGTGCGGCCACCAGGCCGTTCAGCAGGCGCTGGTTCCTCGGCGCCGGTTCCGCCTCGTTGCTCACCGCGGGACTGGGCACCGGCCTCACCGCCTGCGGCTCCGGCGGCGGAGCGGGCGGCGGGGACGGCAAGACGCTCACCGCGTTCGTGTACGGCGACGACGCGGTGAAGGTCCAGCAGGCGAGCGTCGACCGGTTCAACAAGTCGGCCGCGGCGAAGAAGGCCGGCGGCACCATCAAGCTGCAGAAGGTCCCCGGCTCCGACTACTCCCCCAAGCTCCGCACGGCGATGGGCTCGCCCAGCTCCCCGGACATCTTCTTCAACTGGGGCGGCGGCTCGATCAAGCCGTACGAGGACGCGGGCAAGCTCGTCGACCTCACCGACATCATCGAGGGCGACCCGGTCCTCAAGGACGGCTTCCTGCCCTCGGTCCTGTCCGCCGGCGACCTGGGGGGCCGCCACTACGGCATCCCGATGCGCGGCATGCAGCCGGTGATCCTGTTCTACAACAAGGCGGTCTTCGCCGAGCACAAGCTCCAACCCCCCACCACCTGGGACCAGTTGCTCGACAACAACGCCAAGCTCAAGAAGGCGAGGATCACCCCCTTCGCCCTCGGCGGCTCCGACCTCTGGCCCAACCTGATGTGGCTGGAGTACCTGGTCGACCGTCTCGGCGGCCCTCAGGTCTTCAAGCGCATCCAGGACGGCGACGCCGACGGCTGGGGCAACCCCACGATCCTCAAGGCCGCCGAACTGGTCAGGGAACTCATCGACGACGGTGCCTTCGGCTCCAAGTTCACCTCGGTGTCGTACGTCAACGGCGGCGCCCCCGCGGTCTTCGCGCGCGGCAAGGCCGCCATGCACCTGATGGGCTCCTGGGAGTACTCGACCCAGCTCGGCAAGTTCCCCGACTTCGCCAAGAGCGACCTCGGCTGGGCCCCCTTCCCGACCGTCGAGGGCGGCACGGGCGACGTCCGCAACGTCGTCGGCAACCCCACCAACTACTGGTCCGTCAACGCCCGTACGAAGAACAAGGACCTGGCCGTCGGCTTCCTGAAGGACTGCGCCTCGGAGGCGTACGCGAAGGCGCTGATCGACAACGGAGACGTGCCGACCACCTCGAACGCGGCCGCCCTCCTCGCCTCCGCGCCGAACCCCGAGTACGCGAAGTTCCAGTACGACATGGTGCAGAAGGCCCCCGCCTTCACGCTCTCCTGGGACCAGGCGCTCGGCGACGGCCTCGGCACCAAGATGCACACGGAGATCGGCAAGCTGTTCGCGGGCAAGTCCTCGCCCAGCGAGTTCGTGACGGCGTGCAAGGGGCTGAAGTGA
- a CDS encoding endo-1,4-beta-xylanase has product MRTPHTPRTPLRARLTALLTSLTALTAAALLTTAPTAHAADPSLRDLAAAKGKGIGTAVTGSKLTGTYGEIAAREFNWLTPGNAMKWASVEPTRGNFDWTEADRIVDFAEAHDQDVRGHTLVWHNQNPNWLANGTWTPAQLGQLMKDHIALEVGRYKGRLAAWDVVNEPFNEDGTYRQTLWYDGLGTDYIAQALTAARAADPAAKLYINDYNVEGVNAKSTALYNLVRDLKARGVPIDGVGLQAHLILGQVPATLQQNIQRFADLGVDVAITELDIRMQLPATQAKLAQQRTEYETVVKACVAVTRCTALTVWGFTDSDSWIPDTFPGEGAATPYDENYAPKPAYQGIVTALGGTVTEPPVPAGCSAAYTVANQWSTGFTGNVTIRCAAGSSLSSWRLNWTFGAGQQLSQAWNAICTQTGAAVSCSNASWNGGVPSGGSVSFGFNGTWSGTNPVPTVTLG; this is encoded by the coding sequence ATGAGAACCCCCCATACCCCCAGAACCCCCCTGCGCGCCCGTCTCACCGCCCTGCTCACCAGCCTCACCGCTCTCACCGCCGCCGCCCTGCTCACCACCGCCCCCACCGCCCACGCCGCCGACCCGTCCCTGCGGGACCTCGCCGCCGCCAAGGGCAAGGGCATCGGCACCGCGGTGACCGGCTCCAAGCTCACCGGCACCTACGGCGAGATCGCGGCCCGGGAGTTCAACTGGCTCACCCCCGGCAACGCCATGAAATGGGCCTCGGTGGAGCCCACCCGGGGCAACTTCGACTGGACCGAGGCCGACCGGATCGTCGACTTCGCCGAAGCCCACGACCAGGACGTACGCGGCCACACCCTGGTCTGGCACAACCAGAACCCGAACTGGCTGGCGAACGGCACCTGGACACCCGCACAGCTCGGCCAGCTGATGAAGGACCACATCGCCCTGGAGGTCGGCCGCTACAAGGGCCGCCTCGCCGCCTGGGACGTGGTGAACGAGCCCTTCAACGAGGACGGCACCTACCGCCAGACCCTCTGGTACGACGGCCTCGGCACCGACTACATCGCCCAGGCCCTCACCGCCGCCCGCGCCGCCGACCCGGCCGCCAAGCTCTACATCAACGACTACAACGTCGAGGGCGTCAACGCGAAGAGCACGGCCCTCTACAACCTGGTCCGGGACCTGAAGGCACGCGGCGTCCCCATCGACGGCGTCGGTCTCCAGGCCCACCTGATCCTCGGCCAGGTCCCCGCCACCCTCCAGCAGAACATCCAGCGCTTCGCCGACCTGGGCGTGGACGTGGCCATCACGGAACTCGACATCCGCATGCAACTCCCGGCCACCCAGGCCAAGCTGGCCCAGCAGCGCACCGAGTACGAGACCGTGGTGAAGGCCTGTGTGGCCGTGACCCGCTGCACCGCCCTCACCGTCTGGGGCTTCACCGACTCCGACTCCTGGATCCCGGACACCTTCCCCGGAGAGGGCGCGGCGACCCCGTACGACGAGAACTACGCACCGAAACCCGCCTACCAGGGCATCGTGACGGCGCTCGGCGGCACGGTGACCGAGCCCCCAGTCCCGGCCGGCTGCTCGGCGGCGTACACGGTCGCCAACCAGTGGAGCACCGGCTTCACCGGCAACGTGACGATCCGCTGCGCCGCCGGCTCCTCGCTCTCCTCCTGGCGGCTCAACTGGACCTTCGGGGCCGGACAACAGCTCTCCCAGGCCTGGAACGCGATCTGCACCCAGACCGGCGCGGCCGTCAGCTGCTCCAACGCCTCCTGGAACGGCGGCGTACCGAGCGGCGGTTCGGTGAGCTTCGGCTTCAACGGCACCTGGAGCGGCACCAATCCGGTGCCGACCGTGACCCTGGGCTGA
- a CDS encoding RNA polymerase sigma factor, protein MTSQPTAASGPASGPASGPASGPAPDPRVAIETVFRMESPRLIAGVTRIVRDVGIAEELAQDALVAALEQWPRDGVPDNPGAWLTATAKHRAIDLVRRRERYARKLAEVGRDQEAAGPYLDRPSDPDDIDDDLLRLVFTTCHPVLSAEARIALTLRLLGGLTTPEIARAFLVPEPTIAQRVVRAKRTLATRNIAFEVPYGPDREARLDSVLEVIYLIFNEGYAATAGDDLLRPALCEDALRLARVLAQLMPKEPEVHGLAALLELQASRAAARTGPSGAPVLLADQDRRRWNRPLIARGFTALGRATAAAPGAPGPYALQAAIAACHAQAYTYAETDWPKIAILYALLAARAPSPVVELNRAVAVSMAEGPGPALEIVDGLAAEPVLRDYHLLPSVRGDLLRRLGRTEEARAEFARAAGLARNERERALLLARAEEGA, encoded by the coding sequence GTGACCTCACAGCCCACCGCCGCGTCCGGTCCCGCGTCCGGTCCCGCGTCCGGTCCCGCGTCCGGTCCCGCCCCCGACCCCCGCGTCGCCATCGAGACCGTCTTCCGCATGGAGTCGCCCCGGCTCATCGCCGGGGTCACGCGCATCGTGCGGGACGTCGGGATCGCGGAGGAACTGGCACAGGACGCGTTGGTCGCGGCCCTGGAGCAGTGGCCGCGCGACGGTGTGCCCGACAATCCCGGCGCGTGGCTGACGGCCACCGCCAAGCACCGGGCGATCGACCTCGTGCGCCGCCGGGAGCGGTACGCGCGCAAGCTCGCCGAGGTGGGCCGGGACCAGGAGGCGGCGGGACCGTACCTCGACCGGCCGTCCGACCCGGACGACATCGACGACGACCTGCTCCGCCTCGTCTTCACGACCTGCCACCCCGTGCTCTCCGCCGAGGCCCGCATCGCCCTCACCCTCCGCCTCCTCGGCGGCCTGACCACGCCCGAGATCGCCCGAGCCTTCCTGGTCCCCGAGCCGACGATCGCCCAGCGCGTCGTCCGCGCCAAGCGCACCCTGGCCACGCGCAACATCGCCTTCGAAGTGCCGTACGGCCCCGACCGCGAGGCCCGCCTCGACTCCGTGCTGGAGGTCATCTACCTGATCTTCAACGAGGGGTACGCGGCCACCGCCGGCGACGACCTGCTGCGCCCGGCCCTGTGCGAGGACGCCCTCCGACTGGCCCGCGTGCTGGCCCAGTTGATGCCCAAGGAACCCGAGGTGCACGGCCTCGCCGCGCTGCTGGAGCTCCAGGCGTCACGGGCCGCCGCCCGCACGGGACCCTCCGGGGCGCCGGTCCTGCTCGCCGACCAGGACCGCCGCCGCTGGAACCGCCCGCTCATCGCCCGGGGCTTCACCGCCCTGGGCCGCGCCACCGCCGCCGCGCCGGGCGCGCCGGGTCCGTACGCCCTCCAGGCCGCCATCGCCGCCTGCCACGCCCAGGCGTACACCTACGCGGAGACGGACTGGCCGAAGATCGCCATCCTGTACGCCCTGCTGGCCGCCCGCGCCCCGTCCCCCGTGGTGGAGCTGAACCGCGCGGTGGCCGTCTCCATGGCCGAGGGCCCCGGCCCCGCCCTGGAGATCGTGGACGGTCTCGCCGCCGAACCCGTGCTGCGCGACTACCACCTGCTGCCCAGCGTGCGCGGGGATCTGCTGCGGCGGCTCGGCCGCACGGAGGAGGCGCGCGCCGAGTTCGCACGGGCGGCCGGGCTGGCGCGCAACGAGCGGGAGCGGGCGTTGCTGCTGGCGCGGGCGGAGGAGGGCGCGTGA
- a CDS encoding LCP family protein, with product MCVTGEGNERGTEDGGDENGGDAVRRRRRLRFAGLALAGVLVLGASGAGWAFWRLNDNITGVDINSALGDDRPARIGPTASPEASATAAEPLPSGALNILVLGSDSRSGKENAALGGGDEGAGARSDTAMVVHIDEGRTGATVVSIPRDTLVTRPSCPLESGGSMAVASHVMFNSAYAVGGPVCAVKTVESMTDVRMDHYMEIDFAGFAKLVDALGGVTVTTDEDIDDEDSHLELAAGTHHLDGEQALALARTRHGIGDGSDLGRIGLQQMLVKALLDQISSTDLLTNPARLYRAADAVTASLTTDTGLDSLTELVRLGQSLKGLSSAATTTVMMPVAPAPYDGNRVVAREPDAGKLWESLK from the coding sequence ATGTGTGTGACTGGTGAAGGAAACGAGCGCGGAACCGAGGACGGCGGGGACGAGAACGGCGGGGACGCGGTCAGACGGCGGCGCCGGCTGAGGTTCGCCGGTCTCGCCCTCGCCGGCGTCCTCGTCCTCGGTGCGAGCGGGGCCGGCTGGGCGTTCTGGCGGCTCAACGACAACATCACCGGCGTCGACATCAACAGCGCGCTCGGCGACGACCGTCCCGCGAGGATCGGACCGACGGCGTCACCCGAGGCGTCGGCCACCGCTGCCGAGCCCCTGCCGAGCGGCGCGCTGAACATCCTCGTCCTCGGCTCCGACTCCCGCAGCGGCAAGGAGAACGCCGCGCTCGGCGGCGGCGACGAGGGCGCGGGCGCCCGCTCGGACACGGCGATGGTCGTCCACATCGACGAGGGCCGCACCGGGGCGACCGTCGTCAGCATCCCCCGCGACACCCTGGTCACCCGCCCGTCCTGCCCGCTGGAGTCGGGCGGTTCGATGGCGGTGGCGTCCCACGTGATGTTCAACAGCGCGTACGCGGTCGGCGGCCCGGTCTGCGCGGTCAAGACCGTCGAGTCGATGACGGACGTCCGCATGGACCACTACATGGAGATCGACTTCGCCGGCTTCGCGAAGCTCGTCGACGCCCTCGGCGGGGTCACCGTCACGACGGACGAGGACATCGACGACGAGGACAGCCACCTGGAGCTGGCCGCCGGCACCCACCATCTCGACGGCGAGCAGGCCCTCGCCCTCGCCCGCACCCGCCACGGCATCGGCGACGGCAGCGACCTCGGCCGTATCGGCCTCCAGCAGATGCTGGTGAAGGCCCTGCTGGACCAGATCTCCTCGACCGACCTCCTGACGAACCCCGCCCGGCTCTACCGGGCCGCCGACGCGGTCACCGCGAGCCTGACGACGGACACCGGCCTCGACTCGCTCACGGAGCTGGTGCGCCTCGGCCAGAGCCTCAAGGGACTGTCCTCCGCCGCCACCACGACCGTGATGATGCCGGTCGCGCCGGCCCCCTACGACGGCAACCGGGTGGTGGCGCGGGAGCCGGACGCGGGCAAGCTGTGGGAGTCGCTGAAGTAG
- a CDS encoding LacI family DNA-binding transcriptional regulator, whose protein sequence is MKPAKPEEIQTRARASQSTQTATLAEIARQAGVSAPTVSKVLNGRADVAPATRTRVEELLREYGYRRRRAEASRSPLIDLVFHELESAWAMEVIRGVENIAREEGLSVVLSESAGRLTPGRTWADQVAARRPHGVVLVLSGLDESQRALLTSRSIPFVVMDPAGDPGDDVPSIGATNWQGGLAATRHLIELGHRRIGAISGPSRMMCSRARVDGYRAALETAGLPVAADLIKAGDFHHETGYRLGLDLLRRPDRPTAVFAGNDLQALGLYEAARELGLRIPEDLSVVGFDDLPVARWVGPPLTTVRQPLMKMAEAAARLVLDLGRQDTSSTATRVELATSLVIRSSTAAPPPAP, encoded by the coding sequence ATGAAGCCCGCGAAGCCTGAGGAAATCCAGACAAGAGCGCGTGCGTCCCAGTCCACGCAGACCGCGACGCTCGCCGAGATCGCCCGGCAGGCCGGCGTCTCGGCTCCGACTGTTTCGAAGGTGCTCAACGGCCGCGCGGACGTCGCGCCCGCGACCCGCACCCGCGTCGAGGAGCTGCTGCGCGAGTACGGCTACCGCCGCCGGCGTGCCGAGGCGAGCCGGTCCCCCCTCATCGACCTGGTCTTCCACGAGCTGGAGAGCGCGTGGGCGATGGAGGTCATCCGGGGCGTCGAGAACATCGCGCGGGAGGAGGGCCTGAGCGTGGTCCTCTCCGAGAGCGCGGGCCGTCTCACCCCCGGCCGCACCTGGGCCGACCAGGTCGCCGCGCGCCGCCCGCACGGGGTCGTCCTCGTGCTGTCCGGGCTCGACGAGTCCCAGCGGGCGCTGCTGACCAGCCGCTCCATCCCGTTCGTGGTGATGGACCCGGCGGGCGACCCCGGCGACGACGTGCCCTCGATCGGCGCCACGAACTGGCAGGGCGGCCTCGCCGCCACGCGCCATCTGATCGAACTCGGCCACCGGCGCATCGGTGCCATCAGCGGGCCCTCACGGATGATGTGCAGCCGCGCCCGGGTCGACGGCTACCGGGCCGCGCTGGAGACCGCCGGGCTGCCGGTCGCCGCGGATCTCATCAAGGCCGGGGACTTCCATCACGAGACCGGCTACCGGCTGGGCCTGGACCTGCTGCGCCGCCCCGACCGCCCCACGGCCGTCTTCGCCGGCAACGACCTTCAGGCCCTCGGCCTCTACGAGGCCGCCCGCGAACTGGGCCTGCGCATCCCGGAGGACCTCAGCGTGGTCGGCTTCGACGACCTCCCGGTCGCCCGCTGGGTGGGCCCTCCTCTGACGACGGTCCGCCAGCCCCTGATGAAGATGGCCGAAGCAGCCGCCCGCCTGGTCCTGGACCTGGGCCGGCAGGACACCTCGTCCACAGCGACCCGGGTCGAACTGGCAACAAGCCTGGTCATACGAAGCAGCACGGCAGCACCACCACCGGCACCCTGA
- a CDS encoding YciI family protein codes for MPRYLSMVRIDETTAPAEGPSPELMQRMGDLIEEMTKAGVLLDTAGLSPTAQGTRVHWESGKLSVTDGPFTESKEVVGGYAIVQAKDMAEAIEWTKRFLKVHEEHWTVTCEVREIMEA; via the coding sequence ATGCCGCGCTATCTGTCGATGGTCCGGATCGACGAGACGACCGCCCCCGCCGAGGGCCCGAGCCCCGAGCTGATGCAGCGCATGGGGGACCTGATCGAGGAGATGACCAAGGCCGGGGTGCTGCTGGACACCGCGGGTCTGTCCCCGACCGCGCAGGGCACGCGGGTGCACTGGGAGAGCGGGAAGCTCTCCGTCACCGACGGGCCGTTCACCGAGTCCAAGGAGGTCGTGGGCGGGTACGCGATCGTCCAGGCCAAGGACATGGCCGAGGCGATCGAGTGGACCAAGCGGTTCCTGAAGGTGCACGAGGAGCACTGGACGGTCACCTGCGAGGTGCGGGAGATCATGGAGGCCTGA